A portion of the Bufo gargarizans isolate SCDJY-AF-19 chromosome 7, ASM1485885v1, whole genome shotgun sequence genome contains these proteins:
- the EXTL2 gene encoding exostosin-like 2 isoform X1, translating into MSRFMGRVLRIKMLRVSCAFLIFILFLLGALAALLPAAHEDVISGVQRRISHSSPSPQDSFTLIMQTYNRTDLLLKMLNHYQAMPQLHCVIVVWNNVGQDPPQELWESLGPHPVPVFFKKQTVNLMRNRLQDFPEIETKAVLMMDDDTLVSAHDISFAFAVWQLFSSQIVGYVPRKHVASPAGIFSYGSFELQAPDTGRGDKYSMILIGAAFFHKDYLRLFQELPHSIHEMIDLTQNCDDITMNFLVANRTGMSSGVLVKPIDMRNLEKDAGSGYTGMWHRAEHLLQRSYCLNKLTGIYGKMPLVYSNIMISQFGFPNYANHKSKM; encoded by the exons CAGATTTATGGGAAGAGTATTGAGGATCAAGATGCTCCGTGTGTCCTGTGCCTTCCTAATttttatcctcttcctccttggTGCCCTTGCTGCTTTGCTTCCCGCTGCACATGAAGATGTAATATCGGGCGTTCAGCGGAGAATATCTCACTCCAGTCCATCTCCCCAAGACTCTTTCACGCTCATAATGCAGACCTACAACAGGACTGATTTGTTGCTTAAAATGCTGAACCATTACCAGGCCATGCCTCAGCTTCACTGTGTGATTGTGGTATGGAACAATGTGGGGCAGGATCCTCCCCAGGAATTGTGGGAGAGCTTAGGACCCCATCCTGTGCCTGTCTTCTTCAAAAAACAGACCGTCAATCTCATGAGGAACAGACTGCAGGACTTTCCAGAGATAGAGACCAAGG CTGTACTGATGATGGATGACGATACGCTTGTTAGCGCACATGACATCTCCTTTGCCTTCGCTGTCTGGCAG CTATTCTCCAGTCAAATTGTGGGTTATGTGCCCCGGAAGCACGTTGCCTCCCCAGCAGGAATATTCAGCTACGGTAGTTTTGAATTACAGGCTCCAGACACTGGACGTGGTGACAAGTATTCAATGATACTCATTGGGGCGGCATTTTTTCATAAAGATTATCTGAGACTTTTCCAGGAATTGCCCCACTCAATCCATGAGATGATTGACCTAACGCAGAATTGTGATGATATCACCATGAACTTTCTGGTGGCAAATCGAACAGGAATGTCATCTGGTGTGCTGGTGAAACCTATAGATATGAGAAATTTGGAGAAGGATGCCGGAAGTGGATACACAGGGATGTGGCACCGGGCAGAACATCTACTGCAAAGGTCATACTGTCTTAACAAGTTAACTGGCATTTATGGAAAGATGCCTTTGGTATATTCCAATATAATGATATCACAGTTTGGTTTTCCAAACTATGCCAATCACAAATCTAAGATGTAG
- the EXTL2 gene encoding exostosin-like 2 isoform X2 produces MRFMGRVLRIKMLRVSCAFLIFILFLLGALAALLPAAHEDVISGVQRRISHSSPSPQDSFTLIMQTYNRTDLLLKMLNHYQAMPQLHCVIVVWNNVGQDPPQELWESLGPHPVPVFFKKQTVNLMRNRLQDFPEIETKAVLMMDDDTLVSAHDISFAFAVWQLFSSQIVGYVPRKHVASPAGIFSYGSFELQAPDTGRGDKYSMILIGAAFFHKDYLRLFQELPHSIHEMIDLTQNCDDITMNFLVANRTGMSSGVLVKPIDMRNLEKDAGSGYTGMWHRAEHLLQRSYCLNKLTGIYGKMPLVYSNIMISQFGFPNYANHKSKM; encoded by the exons ATTTATGGGAAGAGTATTGAGGATCAAGATGCTCCGTGTGTCCTGTGCCTTCCTAATttttatcctcttcctccttggTGCCCTTGCTGCTTTGCTTCCCGCTGCACATGAAGATGTAATATCGGGCGTTCAGCGGAGAATATCTCACTCCAGTCCATCTCCCCAAGACTCTTTCACGCTCATAATGCAGACCTACAACAGGACTGATTTGTTGCTTAAAATGCTGAACCATTACCAGGCCATGCCTCAGCTTCACTGTGTGATTGTGGTATGGAACAATGTGGGGCAGGATCCTCCCCAGGAATTGTGGGAGAGCTTAGGACCCCATCCTGTGCCTGTCTTCTTCAAAAAACAGACCGTCAATCTCATGAGGAACAGACTGCAGGACTTTCCAGAGATAGAGACCAAGG CTGTACTGATGATGGATGACGATACGCTTGTTAGCGCACATGACATCTCCTTTGCCTTCGCTGTCTGGCAG CTATTCTCCAGTCAAATTGTGGGTTATGTGCCCCGGAAGCACGTTGCCTCCCCAGCAGGAATATTCAGCTACGGTAGTTTTGAATTACAGGCTCCAGACACTGGACGTGGTGACAAGTATTCAATGATACTCATTGGGGCGGCATTTTTTCATAAAGATTATCTGAGACTTTTCCAGGAATTGCCCCACTCAATCCATGAGATGATTGACCTAACGCAGAATTGTGATGATATCACCATGAACTTTCTGGTGGCAAATCGAACAGGAATGTCATCTGGTGTGCTGGTGAAACCTATAGATATGAGAAATTTGGAGAAGGATGCCGGAAGTGGATACACAGGGATGTGGCACCGGGCAGAACATCTACTGCAAAGGTCATACTGTCTTAACAAGTTAACTGGCATTTATGGAAAGATGCCTTTGGTATATTCCAATATAATGATATCACAGTTTGGTTTTCCAAACTATGCCAATCACAAATCTAAGATGTAG